The following coding sequences are from one Nicotiana tomentosiformis chromosome 3, ASM39032v3, whole genome shotgun sequence window:
- the LOC138907884 gene encoding uncharacterized protein, which translates to MNGVVEAANKNIKKTLRKMVDNYKKWHEKLPFALLEYRTTVCTSTGATPYLLVYSTEVVIHAGVEIPSLRIIQEAELNDAEWDKAKRKFSPNWQGPYMVHRVLTGGALILVEIDGEIWPKPINLDAVKRYYV; encoded by the exons atgaatggagttgtagaagccgccaacaagaacatcaagaagacattgaggaaaatggtagacaaTTACAAGAAATGGCACGAAAAGCTACCGTTTGCTTTACTCGAGTACCGAACCACAGTTtgtacatcaactggggcaaccccCTATCTACTGGTCTATAGTACCGAAGTTGTTATCCATGCCGGAGTGGAGATTccttccttaagaatcatacaagaagctgagctcaACGACGCAGAATGG gataaAGCAAAGAGGAAAttctcacccaattggcaaggcccttacatggttcaccgagtactgacaggaggagcacttatacttgtagAAATAGATGGAGagatatggccaaaacctatcaacttggatgcagtcaagagatattatgtttaa